A single window of Rhipicephalus microplus isolate Deutch F79 chromosome 5, USDA_Rmic, whole genome shotgun sequence DNA harbors:
- the LOC119170245 gene encoding piggyBac transposable element-derived protein 4, with product MASSVRRSDAENLPSSDDESESDKDATVVFYSSSEEDSDDVFTDSDSEGEDSSDDTMASSREWFRIDLDNIPARPPRFDFRGFTGLKITVSSPPHPLELFEAYFDDELLDVIVVETNRYASQLLNSSKLGQHSRFRKWYALTREELRVSLSLLLLQGIVQKPNERMYWSRNRLVETPVFGEIMSRNRFELIMRMLHFVDNTTIENCEGHPQPHLREIWPVYQALLEKYRTLYVPERDVSVDESLLLFKGRLSWKQYMPLKRARFGIKSFLLCESSSGYIWNSVIYTGKETNIEISSEEAATFGMATKVVLKLLEPLLDKGYCVTTDNFYTSPELVDFLLKRSTDIYGTTRATRQDLPPGFAKAKLKKGEMVAFQRGKCLAVQWMDKKLVTVLSTVHSAEMARFFDKMGKETLKPEVILDYNHTMGGVDRADQMLASYSVPRKRKKISYKKIFQHLLDEATYNSFVLYQRGGGRASHLEYRLRLIDEIITKYSPNTGTKKKGRPGRPLNAKRFGERHFPSHIPPTEKKQEPTRRCVVCYMKRDVNGKNIRKETRTWCRWCEKALCAVPCFERYHTDGSLN from the coding sequence ATGGCCTCATCCGTGCGGCGTTCTGATGCGGAGAATCTTCCTTCTTCAGACGATGAAAGCGAGAGTGATAAGGATGCCACCGTAGTGTTTTATTCTTCAAGTGAAGAAGACAGTGATGACGTTTTTACGGACAGTGACTCTGAAGGAGAAGACAGTAGCGATGATACAATGGCTAGCTCCCGTGAATGGTTTCGCATAGACCTCGACAACATCCCAGCCAGACCTCCACGGTTTGATTTCAGGGGTTTCACGGGACTGAAGATCACAGTAAGCTCTCCCCCTCATCCACTTGAGCTCTTTGAAGCTTACTTTGATGATGAGCTCCTTGATGTTATCGTCGTGGAGACAAACCGGTACGCTTCTCAGCTTCTGAATTCTAGCAAGCTGGGACAACATTCTCGCTTCCGAAAATGGTATGCACTTACGCGAGAAGAACTTCGCGTTTCTCTGAGCCTCCTGTTGCTGCAAGGCATTGTGCAAAAACCAAATGAAAGGATGTACTGGTCTAGGAATCGGCTGGTTGAGACTCCGGTCTTTGGCGAGATAATGTCCAGAAACCGCTTCGAACTAATAATGAGAATGTTGCACTTTGTCGACAACACGACAATCGAAAATTGTGAAGGACACCCTCAACCTCATCTGAGGGAAATCTGGCCGGTTTATCAGGCACTTCTTGAAAAATACCGGACATTGTATGTGCCGGAGCGGGACgtcagtgtcgacgagagcttgCTGCTCTTCAAAGGCCGGCTCAGCTGGAAGCAGTATATGCCCCTGAAGAGAGCGAGGTTTGGCATAAAGTCATTTTTGCTGTGCGAATCCTCAAGTGGGTATATATGGAACTCTGTAATTTATACAGGGAAAGAAACGAACATTGAGATCTCGTCAGAAGAAGCAGCAACCTTCGGAATGGCGACGAAAGTTGTTTTGAAGCTTCTGGAGCCCCTGCTAGACAAAGGCTACTGCGTCACAACTGACAACTTCTACACCTCACCAGAACTGGTCGACTTTCTTTTGAAGAGATCAACTGACATCTATGGCACGACGCGAGCCACTCGCCAAGACCTTCCGCCTGGTTTCGCCAAGGCAAAGCTCAAGAAAGGCGAGATGGTTGCCTTTCAAAGGGGCAAGTGCTTGGCTGTTCAGTGGATGGACAAAAAACTGGTGACGGTTCTATCTACAGTACATAGTGCTGAAATGGCGCGATTCTTTGACAAAATGGGCAAAGAAACCCTGAAGCCAGAAGTTATACTTGATTATAACCATACAATGGGAGGAGTTGACAGAGCAGATCAGATGCTGGCGAGCTACTCAGTGCCACGGAAACGAAAAAAGATCTCCTACAAGAAGATCTTCCAACACCTCTTGGATGAGGCGACCTACAATTCATTCGTTCTGTACCAGAGAGGAGGAGGCCGAGCATCTCATCTGGAGTATAGGCTAAGGCTTATTGATGAGATCATCACGAAGTACTCTCCCAACACCGGCACCAAGAAGAAAGGACGGCCAGGGCGCCCCCTGAACGCAAAACGGTTTGGTGAGCGCCACTTTCCATCGCACATACCACCAACAGAGAAGAAGCAAGAACCGACACGCCGCTGCGTAGTCTGCTACATGAAGCGAGATGTAAATGGCAAGAACATCCGCAAGGAAACCAGGACCTGGTGCAGGTGGTGCGAGAAGGCTCTCTGCGCAGTGCCGTGCTTTGAACGCTACCACACGGATGGTAGCCTCAACTAG